A segment of the Brevibacterium zhoupengii genome:
CACGTGAACGTTCAGCGGTGTTGGTACTCATCTTCTTTACCTACTTCCGATTGGAAGGACGCTCAGTTGCGTCCGCTTTCGTCTTCGGTTGCTTCTTCGTACTCTTCTGGCTCGCCCTCTTCATACTCCACAGGCTCGCCTGCGTCGTCGATCTCCTCCTCTTCGACGGGCTCTCCGTCTTCGACAAGTTCCTCTTCGGCTGGCTCGTCAACGTATTCTTCTTCCGACTCCTCGTCGACAGGTTCGTCGACGTATTCGCCTTCAGCGTCTTCGTCGTCTACCGGCTCGGTTTCGTCTTCGGGCTCGCCTTCTTCACGAGGCTCTTCGTCCTCTTCATAGGGCGCAGCGTCCTCGTACTCCTCTTCCTCAGCCTCGTCGGCCTCAGCCTCGTCGGCCTCAGCCTGAGCCTGCTCCTCTTCGAGAGCATCCTCGTGTGACATGACAAGTTCGCTGTCGCGGATCTCGCCACGCCATCCTTCGACGCCGTCCTGATCGATCATGATCTCGTTCATCACGTGATGAACGAAGAACTTCAGTTCGAGCCGGAATCTGCGAGGCACTGTGAACCAGAGGGCACCGACTCCCTCGACGAATCCCTGTTTGTGGTATTCGCCGCTCGCGATGATGCGGGTGAGCCTGGGAGCCACCTCGTGGAAGGAGACGGCGCCGCTGATGTAGCCCTTGTCACCGGTCGATTCCCAGACGATGTGCGAGTCCGGGACCTGCTCGATGATCGTGGCCTCCCACGTGCGGTGGGACCAGACGGCCTGGCCCTTGACGCTGATCTTCACGTCATCCGTGCGTTCGACGTTCTCGACCTTCTTCATGAAGTCGGGCCAGTTCTCGAACATTGTGAACGCGTTGTACGCGACTGACAGCGGCACACCGACATCGGCCGTCTCGATGATGTTCGAGAACTTGAAATCGCCGGAGCCACCGGAACCGCCGGAAGATCCCCCGCCGAAGACACCCTTGATCTTGTCCTTGGCACCTTCGGTCGCTGCGGACAGAGCCGCCTTGGCCGGCGATTTTCCTTCCGCAATCTCTTCGGCCCCGGCTTGGGCAGCCGCGCCCATGGAGTCCGATGAACCGTCAAACCGGTCAGACAGCTTATCGACCTTGTCACCGGCAGACTTGATCGCCTTGCGGCCCAGGGTCTTGGCGTAGTCCGCCGCTTGATCCTTCAAGCCGCTGAAAATGGAGTCATCACTCACTGGTGGCCTCCTTGGTCTTGCGTGAAGCTGCAGGCTTCTTCGCAGCAGTCGAACGCTTCCGTGTCGGCGTCGACTTAGCTGTCGATGTCGACTTCGAAGCCGATGCCGACTTGGATGCCGGTGTGGACTTGGACGCCGCGGCCGACTTTGTGCCCGACCGGCGCTGGGTGCTCGCAGTCTTGGCTGCTCCGCTGGTCTTCTTAGCCGCACCGCCGGAGCTTGCCCGCTTTGCGGTGGAGGTACCACCGGACTTGCTTGCAGACCGGTTGGCTGTCGAGGAACGCCTCCGAGCGGGCTTCTTCGGAGCCGCTTCTTCTGCTGGCTCTTCTACTTCTTCGTCTGATTCGACGGGCTCCGCAGCTTCGGGCTCCTCGTCTGCCACGTCTTCTTCAGGCAGCTCTTCCTCAGCCTCCGGTGCCTCTGCCTCGTCGAGGTCTTCGGGTGCGTCGGCTTCCGCGTCTTCGTTCTCCGGGTCCTCCACATCATCGACCGAAGGGTCGAGGTCGTCTGCAGCTTCGTCGAGGGAAGATTTCATCTTCTCGGTATGCTCTTGGAGTCGACTGCTCAACTCGTCGATGCCCTTGGTTGCGAGTGCCTTAGCCGCGCCCTTGCCCGAGTCGGCCAGGCGTCCGGTGATCTTGTCTTGCAGTTCTTTGAGCTCTGGGGAGGCATCCGTGATTTCTTTCAATCCTCCGATGAGACTCTCGCGGTTCTTCACCGCCGTTGTGCCCGCCACGGTGGAGGCGATTGTCAGCGCCATGCCCAACTTCTTCGTTCGGCCGAGCATGTAGCCCGCCAATATCAGGCCTGTGAGTTTCATCTTGTTGTTCACTGGGTACCTCCGAATCTGCGCTTGTAGCGCTTGTGGTAGTTGGACCCTTGAGCTTGGCGATTTGCTCGTGCGATAAGCAATGCTCGCCAGCCGTGTCACGATGTGGATTGTTTTGTGCTCCTGGACGACAGTCAGCTGGTGACGCTGCTGGCCGTCGCCTGGATCATTCGCAAAGTCCTCACTTCGTCTGCGAACTTCTGTGCTTCAGAAGCCGAAGGCAGTCTGCCCTTGAACCTCAATCTTCCGCGTGATTTCGATTCCGTCAAGAGGGACTCAGACTTTCTAAGGCGGCTTTCAGACCACCGGTGCTCCGTTCGTGAGTATTGCCTGTTCAGACACTTCGCGGGATAGGAACAAGCCTTCCTGTAAGGACATGACTGCCAGCTCGCCCGACGCTCACGCTCGGCGGCCCCACTACCTGCACCGATCAAGCCGACATGGTGTTATCGAGCCTGATCAAGTCATCAGTAAGTCATGACTCTTTCGAGTTGAGCCGCCACAACGAGAAATCCCGCATTCGTCGATACCCGCGGGTACCGTCGAATGCGGGAATTCAGCCAACTTTGGCCAGCCAGCTGTGGTGAGTCGGCCGTGATCAGTCGGCCAGGGCTGTGGCTGCGTCGTAGCGCAGGATCGCTGCTATTCCGTCGGCGACGTCAGCGTCGACAAGTCCGAAGCCAGCGGAGGACAGCACAGCGTCAGCCAGAATCGCTCCTTCACCTTCGGAACCGACATCGTAGTTGAGGAGCACAGTTGCCACGGCTCCCCGCTGAACGGCTTGAGAGACCTTCTCGTGTCCTTCCACCGCCAGGTCGTGAGCCTTGCTATAGGACAGGTTCTCCACATCTTCGGTCTGCTTCGCCTGGACACGGTCGGAAGCCAGCGATTTCAGGGCGTCGTAGAGGGCATCTTCTGCAGAGTCGTCATCCGTGCCTCCCTGATCTGTTTCTTCGAGGAGTTCGGTGACTCGGGCCGAAAGCTCGGCCTTCACTGCGGTGCGGCCCTGTACCTCGCCGGCCACGACAACGAGGTCTGGTTCGCGGGCGCGAACAATCTCATCGACGTGGTCAGCAACTGCGCGAGCGTTGTCTTTGACGATTTCGTCGGCCCGACGTCGGATCTGGTTGTGCGAGAGCGCACCCTGACGTGGTGCATGAATGTCCTCGTCGTTGTCACCGCTGACGACTGACTCATCCTGCTGCGTCGCCTCGTGTTGTGGGGATACTCGCAGCTCGCGGATGGTCGCACCCTCCTGGTTGGCGATGACGAGGACCATATCGACCAGGCGGCATCCTTCACGGACATAGGCACCCAGCTCGGGGACCTGTCCGTAATGTGCGGTGTCACCGGTGCCGAGAGCGGCATCCCAGTGCTCGTCGAGGACGACTCCCGCCGCGTTGGCGACGACGATCCGCCCATCGGTCTGAACTTCAGTGATGTCTTCGACGATCAATGTGTCGTCGAGGTGCTGAAGGATCTCGTCTGCCGCGCCAGTGTTCGCGAGGTTCTCACGGAGCTCATCCCACCTCAGCCGCACCTGCTTCTCGGCATCGGCAGCAGGAGAACGCCCTTCCAGATACACGGTGGCGAAGGGACCCTGGTTGTCATATACAGTGCGTAGATTTTCGAAGTTCATCATCAGCTCCGTTCATATTCGATGCCAGGTATGTGGACTCGACCCCAGACTTGCACCTATCGCCAATGGTTGTAAACAGCCTGAGCTAAATGAAAACTACAGACTCCGGGTGGAATGGTGTGGTGTTCGCCTGTTCAGGTGATAGCGGCAGTATCGATGAGATGTTCGGCAATCGCCAGCGCCGAGGTGGCCCCGGGCGAGGGTGCATTCCGAACGAACATCGTGGCTCCCGCACGATCGATGACGAAATCATCGACCAGGGTCCCGTTGCGGTTCATTGCCTGAGCCCGGATTCCACGGGTTGCTCGGTGCCCGCCTGCCCCGTCGAGGGCGGGAACGTATCGGGCGGCCTCAGCGACGAACTTCTCGATAGAGAGTACGCCGCCGATTTCACGGGCGGCCGTTGCCATGTTGCCGGCCGCGAACTTCCAGAATCCCAGATCTGTTGCCACTGCCAGGGAGTCCGGGACGTTGAGGCCAAGCCCCTTGTACCCTTCCCGGGAGAAGGAGAGGAACGCGTTGGGTCCGATCATCAGGCCGCCGTCGATGCGGCGGGTCACGTGGACACCGAGGAAAGGGTATTTAGGGTCAGGTACCGGGTAGATCAGGCCGTTGACGATGTCATTGAAACGCGGTTCGAGGATGAAGTACTGGCCGAAGAACGGCACGACGCTCGGGTTCTTGTCCTCGCCTGAGCGCGCCGCGAGTCTGTCGGCTTGCAGCCCGGCACAGGTGATGACCTGGTCGTATTCCTGAGAGTCGACACTCGAATGAACAATCGCCGTACTGCCGTCGATCCCGCTGCGCTGGTCGATTCGATTCACTTCTGTGGAGAATCGAACTCGACCACCCTTGCTGCGGAAGTCGGCGACGAGGGCTTCGGTCAGCCCGCGATAGTCGATGATTCCGGTGTGTGGTGAGTGCAGCGCAGCCACTCCCTCGGCGTTCGGCTCCACCCCTAACAGTCCGTCGCGGTCGAGAAGCTCGACATCGGGGACACCATTCTCTCGGGCACGAGCATGGATTCCTCCCAGGCGTTCCACTTCGACGTCATTCGTCGCAACGACGACCTTTCCGCACTCTTCGAATGCGACATCGTGTTCGCGTGCG
Coding sequences within it:
- a CDS encoding SRPBCC family protein gives rise to the protein MSDDSIFSGLKDQAADYAKTLGRKAIKSAGDKVDKLSDRFDGSSDSMGAAAQAGAEEIAEGKSPAKAALSAATEGAKDKIKGVFGGGSSGGSGGSGDFKFSNIIETADVGVPLSVAYNAFTMFENWPDFMKKVENVERTDDVKISVKGQAVWSHRTWEATIIEQVPDSHIVWESTGDKGYISGAVSFHEVAPRLTRIIASGEYHKQGFVEGVGALWFTVPRRFRLELKFFVHHVMNEIMIDQDGVEGWRGEIRDSELVMSHEDALEEEQAQAEADEAEADEAEEEEYEDAAPYEEDEEPREEGEPEDETEPVDDEDAEGEYVDEPVDEESEEEYVDEPAEEELVEDGEPVEEEEIDDAGEPVEYEEGEPEEYEEATEDESGRN
- a CDS encoding baeRF2 domain-containing protein, which produces MMNFENLRTVYDNQGPFATVYLEGRSPAADAEKQVRLRWDELRENLANTGAADEILQHLDDTLIVEDITEVQTDGRIVVANAAGVVLDEHWDAALGTGDTAHYGQVPELGAYVREGCRLVDMVLVIANQEGATIRELRVSPQHEATQQDESVVSGDNDEDIHAPRQGALSHNQIRRRADEIVKDNARAVADHVDEIVRAREPDLVVVAGEVQGRTAVKAELSARVTELLEETDQGGTDDDSAEDALYDALKSLASDRVQAKQTEDVENLSYSKAHDLAVEGHEKVSQAVQRGAVATVLLNYDVGSEGEGAILADAVLSSAGFGLVDADVADGIAAILRYDAATALAD
- the lhgO gene encoding L-2-hydroxyglutarate oxidase, translated to MKRRFAVIGAGIIGAAVARGLIQKYDGADVTLYEKEGHPAAHQTGHNSGVVHAGLYYEPGSLKALLCRRGVSLLLDFAREHDVAFEECGKVVVATNDVEVERLGGIHARARENGVPDVELLDRDGLLGVEPNAEGVAALHSPHTGIIDYRGLTEALVADFRSKGGRVRFSTEVNRIDQRSGIDGSTAIVHSSVDSQEYDQVITCAGLQADRLAARSGEDKNPSVVPFFGQYFILEPRFNDIVNGLIYPVPDPKYPFLGVHVTRRIDGGLMIGPNAFLSFSREGYKGLGLNVPDSLAVATDLGFWKFAAGNMATAAREIGGVLSIEKFVAEAARYVPALDGAGGHRATRGIRAQAMNRNGTLVDDFVIDRAGATMFVRNAPSPGATSALAIAEHLIDTAAIT